The DNA sequence TTTAGGCCCAACAAATGAAGAAGCAATTAATCCTCAGGACTACCTCAAGCTGACAGAAAAAGACAAACTCGATATCGAAAGTGTTAGAATCATCCCTCCAACATTAGGTAAAAATGGGTTTGGAAAAATGCTAATCAAATACAAATTCCCTATCTATAGAGGGCTGAGACATGCCTGATTTAACTGAAACCCCAGACACCCTCAATCCAGAAACAATTAGCAAACTTATTGAAAACCAGAAAGAGCAACTTTCCATCCAGCATAAAGAACAAGATTTCAAAATTGCAAACGACAAAAATAATTTTGAGTATGCCAAAGCTACCTTAGAGGCCCAAGAAAGAGATAACAAAGATCAAAGACTGTATTTCTTAAAACAACAGAACAAAGCATATCTTTTTTCTGGATTTATTGTTTTATCTTTAGGCGTATGCGCTATTACCGCATTATATTTAGGAAAAGAAATATTTGCTGACAAAGTCATAACAGGAGCCATTTCATTTCTTGCAGGCGGGCTATCAGGCTATAGCTATTGTCTTTCTAAAGATAATAAAACAGGCTCATGATTACTCTCTCTGTTAATGGACAAAAACTGACATTTGAAACACCACTCTCGCTCCATCATCTTTTTTACAAACTCCAACTCCCCAACCTCCGTTTCGCCGTGGCCCTCAATCGACAGGTGATTCCCCGATCGGAATATGAAAGTACTTTTTTAAAAGAGGGAGATGAAGTGGAGATTGTGCAAGCGGTGGGGGGAGGATAGGATACATGAAAACCTCTCGGCTTCCCTTAGGAAAACATGGTAACCTTGGATTTTTGGAGTATAAAATGAATCACAGCTATAGCCTTGGCGACAAAACCTTTGAATCGCGCCTGATTTTAGGCACGGGGAAATATCCCAATTTTGAAATCATGAAAAAGGCCCACGAGGTGTCGGGCACGCAGATGGTGACCTTGGCGATTCGCCGAATCGATCTCAAGGCAAAAGGAGTAGAATCGATTCTCAGCTATATCGATACGAAGAAAATTTCTCTCCTTCCCAACACGGCGGCTTGTTTTACGGCAAAAGATGCCATCGACACCGCGCATCTAGCTCGTGAAGCCTTGGGAACTCATTGGATTAAGCTGGAAGTGATCGGCGATGAAAAAACGCTGTTTCCCGATAACGAAGCCACCCTGGAAGCCGCAAAGGTTTTGGTAAAAGAAGGCTTTGTCGTTCTCCCCTACTGCATGGATGACCCCATCGTTTGCAGAAAGCTGGAAGACCTGGGATGCGCAGCCGTCATGCCTTTGGCAGCACCCATTGGCTCGGGCCTGGGCATTCGTAATCCCTACAATTTAAAAATTATTCTGGAACACGCGAGCATTCC is a window from the Deltaproteobacteria bacterium genome containing:
- a CDS encoding thiazole synthase; the encoded protein is MNHSYSLGDKTFESRLILGTGKYPNFEIMKKAHEVSGTQMVTLAIRRIDLKAKGVESILSYIDTKKISLLPNTAACFTAKDAIDTAHLAREALGTHWIKLEVIGDEKTLFPDNEATLEAAKVLVKEGFVVLPYCMDDPIVCRKLEDLGCAAVMPLAAPIGSGLGIRNPYNLKIILEHASIPVIVDAGVGQASDAAIAMELGCTALLMNTAIACAQDPVKMAEAMKLATTAGRLSYEAGRIPKKLYASASSPMEGVIGS
- the thiS gene encoding sulfur carrier protein ThiS, whose product is MITLSVNGQKLTFETPLSLHHLFYKLQLPNLRFAVALNRQVIPRSEYESTFLKEGDEVEIVQAVGGG